The genomic segment GATTTTAACCAGGGGTTTTTGTGAAGTGAGATGTTTGTATTAgctgtttattgttttatgttattgtttctgcaaTGTTTGTATTTTCTGTGTTTGTACCTTTTAgtgctttgtgagctgccccaagtccctctgggagatggtggtggggtacaaataaagcttatttattttattcttactGTGGCCTCAAGTTCTACCACTGAGCCCAATAGCTAAAGTCTAGttttatacaaaaataaaaatataacaatctTACCTGCTTACAATAGTAACGAATTCAAACCTACTTTCTAtccatttattttgcatatttgctTCATGATATAGCCCCTTTAGCATAGATAAACAATGTGTTGGGCTGAGCAGTATCGAGAATTACACAGTTTTTGTAATTCCGTCTTGGGGATTGATGATGATGCAGAGGAGCAAATTTTGAAACAGAAGTGTTTGAAAGCCTGACATTACATTTAGAATAAGCTCAACTGATTCAGCTGTTGTTTTTCCATTGCAGGCTTTGGGACAGAAATACTTTGACAGAGATTAAGGCAATAAATGTTGCCATGTCTGTAAGCAGTATGGAGTATGTTCCAGAAGGGGAATTAATAGTGATCACCTATGGAAGGACCATTGCATTTCATAGTGCTGAAACGTATGTTATCTTAAAATATGCTTTtcgattaaaaataacaaaattggtTGATTTGGAAGAGCCTCGGGAAATGTGTGTATGCCATCATTCTAATTTATCCAGATCTAAGTAATTCCTATTAACCTCTTGAACAGAGGATAACCAGAGAACAGTTAGACAACTTTTATTTGGTTTGTTATACATAGttgaattaatttttattgaaatccAATTCTTATAGGgtctctttgattttttttggaaCCTTTCCCTGATCATGTTTCTTTCTCACTTTAGCTTGGAGCAGATTAAATCTTTCGAGGCCCCTGCAACAATAAATTCTGCATCCCTTCACCCTGAGAAAGAGTGTCTAGTTGCAGGTGGtgaagattttaaattgtataagtATGACTATAACACTGGTGAAGAACTAGGTATGTTCATTCTAAGTATTTTCAGAGCATGCTTTGATGTTGAAATGTGAAACCAATTTAGTTGCTAAGTCAAATCTGTAAGCTTACTTGGGAATAGTGTGACAGAAATACAATAATTTTCTAACTTGCTATCAAGCCCATAATGTAGCCATGTTTCCTTTGACTTTGGGACGGTTAGGTGATTTTTGATAGATGTTCGTGTAATTCCCCAAATTCTGGCTTGTGTTCATTCCAGATTTGCACCTTGCCATAGATGAATGAGTTTTTGTGTGATTGAAGAGACAAACGGATGCACTGTCAAATAAACCTTACACACTAGGATTCAAATAATACCAAATGGCTGCCATTATATAGATTTGATTCTTTTATGAAAATGTACTGCTTTCTGCCCCTTAAAGAAATATTGCAAAGCAGTTATTTGTGTATCACCAAATAGTTGAGAAAAGTATAAAACTGCAGGGGCAGGGatactatagatcagtggttctcaacctctggtgtcccaagtttaccagctgttaggatttctgggagttgaaggccaaaacatcaagggactcacaggttgagaaccactgctatagatcagagtttctcaaactgtgcttctgtagacattttggacttcagctcccacaattcctaacagctggtaaactggctgggatttctgagagctgaattccaaaacacctggaggagcacagtttgagaaacactgctatagACAGCTAATGCTAAAGACAGTAGGAGATGACAATGTGGAAAAGTACCACATTTAATCCCCCTTTTGTTGGAAAAggggagtgtgactattatgcggtGAAAAATGTACCTTCTGTTTGCTGGattctgtttttaaaagcttCACAAAAACCCCTATCTTACCCTGGAgatgaagaggaaggagagagaattcTTGTTTGCTTGAACTATTTTTGAGGGGAAGGAAGCAGAGAAGAACTTTGTTGATTTAAACTGTCGGGGAAGGGGGTGGGGTTGGGTGGGGAGTTTCTcagttttatatatacatacaattttatgtgaggaaaagaaaaaaaacccattttgGCAATCCAAAAAATgggagtgtgactattatgctgtGGTGACTATTACACAAGAAAATATGATAAAGCAAATATTTTTAGATTCgctttattatattgtaattgttGAAATAGGTTGTGGAACTGGAATTGTTGAATGGTATATACACTGCTTAAGCCAGCCTTAGAGTTTCTTGTGTATTTTACTGGTAGCAATTAGCAGTAGAATCAAGATTATAAGGCCTATAGTGGATGGAAAAGTGATGCAGTATAAAATTTGTTTATGTGCCTTTTCCTTTCTTGTCTGATAACATTTCTTTATAGTTTGGGCTGAGAAAAGTATACACTTCTGTTGGGAATTGCTAACATTCTAGGCTCTCTTTGATATGTAATTATTGTATTGATCTATTCAATGAGTCAGAAATATAACAAGGTAGTTTAGCTCACTTGGAACCTTTGACTTCCTGTTACTGGTGTCCCTTtatggttttgttggtttttccaatttcttTGAATATGAGGCAGAGTTTAAGTTATATGTATTTCTTGTAAAGACGCCTGAGAAGTATGCATATAGACTGACAAATAtgcatattatttatatattgtatgtatcctATATTTCTCCCGATATGTAGCCCAAACAGTAGCCCAAAGTATTAGAACCTCATCAGATAGCTTTAGgactctgtttccatgtgctgcaGAAATGGCaccccatggaggccatcacatgaagtATTTCCAGTGAGACCCTGTGGGGCTTCATTTCTGCAGTGTATGGAAATGGGGCGTGGAGGAGTGGGCTTTTACTCGACTCCAAGTGGCAGAAAGCAGGTGAAAGGCGTAGTAAACGTGTGGGATGAATGACCATCCcaagagacagagaaagatagGAGATAATAGGGTAAGATGGTTACCTCTGCTTTTCCTctgctcatgggatgaggtccttaggcAGTCTCTGAAAGTAAGTATGATCTGACAAAATCTTCTGCCTGCTGATAATTTCATCTGCTCTCTGGTGACAAGCCATGGAGAAGCTCTTCATGTGATAAAAGACAAATAAGAGCTTTCTCTCAAAAATGGTTGAAACCTTAGTTTTGGTCTCCAAACAACAAACCCAGAGTGAGCAGCTTGTATTACTTATTTTTTTCCCTAAATGCTAGCTCATAATGTGCGTATATTAATTCCTCCTTTCAAATTTTGGCTGATGTGTTACAATTTCTTTACAGAATCATACAAGGGGCATTTCGGGCCTATTCATTGTGTCAGATTTAGCCCAGATGGAGAATTGTATGCTAGTGGCTCTGAGGATGGAACACTAAGACTGTGGCAGACAACAGTAGGGAAAACATATGGTCTGTGGAAATGTGTGATTCCTGGTAAGAACATATTGTGTGCGTTCTGATGAAATGGAAGTGTGCTGTAACGTATGTGTTTTCTTTTGAAGATAAGTTAATTATAACACTGTATTGGAATAGTTTTTCATTATCTTTTAAAGTGACTTCTGACAGAATTGCATCTCTGTAGAACATCATTTAAATGTAGACCTCAGCATCACTGAGCAGTAACCCTGTAATACTTTGGACATCAAATTCAGAGATAGTGGTTCTCATTGCAGACCTTTTCCATACAGTAAATTAACAGTATTTTGCACATAAAAATGGCTGTTGGTGTTACCTTTTCCCTGGCATTACATTTCTGTGTgtatgaaatagaaaaaaaatgtgtttccagtttttagaataataataataaataacagggACAGATTTACTGTCTGAGCCGTAAGTCTAATTTAGTTTGGTTTCTGAAATGTTTGGTCTCTCCCACCCCACCACCATCGTACAGTTGGCTTTCTCAGAATAATATCTTGCTCGTTTTACGGAGTTTAAAGAAAGGACAGGCTAAAATATGAGCCGTAGTGGTATATTTAATAGAGACAtgaaacaacaatgaaaaacacAACAGAAGAGCAAAACTTATTTTATGATCTGCAGTAGAAGCTTGAAAttggtatttttatattgttataaaaATTAGTGGATTTGATCTTGTTTTCAATTTCTCTGTAGAAGAAGAAGGTGGAGAGGTGGCTAAAGCAAAAGGCAACCTTCCAGGGACCACAGAGGAAGACCTAGGTAATGAGCTGGTAGCTGGGCTGTTATTTGTTTATCTGAATGTGTATCCTGTCTCTGAAAGTGAGATCTGGTCTCTATACTTGTTGACCTATGTGGCATGGCTGGGGTGTCACATCATGCTTGCATAGTTGAAATGTATTCTCATGCAGTTATATGGTAAAGTTACACCGCTGAGTTAACAATTGTTAAACGTAATGTGTATCTGCCAGAGTGCCTGCATATTGTCTCATTATGTAGTGAGGTGTGCAGTGACTGTTTCCTACAATGCCAGTCAAGTGGTACATTGAAGGTATTGGTAGATAATTTGGCATTATCTTCGAATGTTCAACTGCGAAGCTGCTGTCCTATTGATCAGTCTCCACTAAGTAGATCCATTGGATCAGTCGTTGTGTTGGTGAATAAACATATAGATACGTCCGGTTGATTCAGTGGCTCTACTCCAGTTGTGATTATCAATAGAGTTTAGGTCCATGTGAAATGGTTATACTTGCAGAGCTCTGCTTAGACAAGAAAAGTGGCCAGAAAAGTACAACTGTATGTATGATGGAACTTACATTCATGTGTGATACAAACAGGATTCCAAATGACAATTCAAAGAAGACACACATGCAGTTGTAATCCAATACAAAATTCCTATTGAGGCCACTGAAAACATTGCAGGCCTTTCCCCTCCTATCTATCTCTTGCGTACTGCAACATCAATAGTGCGTTTTGGTCTTGCATGGAACCATTCCAACAACATTTTGATGTGAAAGTGTATTGGGAAAATTCTCTTATGGGATGGTTGGAAGGCAAATAAATAGCTCCTTGTACTTTAATGGCTAAGAAAATATGGTGTCACCAAAAAGTCATAGCAAGAATACCCCCTCCCCCACTTCAGTTGTGGATAGCATTTCCACTTTGCATGCTTTTGTGATGGCTAAAAAGAAGGCTTGCACTGGCAGCATTTAATATCAGCCTCAAATTACACTTACAATAAGCACAGGAAGGCAAAAGTATTTGACGGGGAAATAATTGAATCAAGTTAGCAAATTTCTCTTCACCATtggcttttccttttttcttgacAGAAGACCTTGGCTCTGAAAATTCAGATTCCATCTACAGCACAGCCCCGGAAGTTAAGGCTTGAACATCCCAGCTGTTAATGACAACACATGGACACTCTGAGAACTGAATCAAGAAAGCAGCAGTATATGCAGCAACCTCCTGGGCTGCACACTGTACCAGGGGGCAAGGAATGGCAGTAACTGATGAGAATGCTTTGGAACTGATTGTCT from the Anolis carolinensis isolate JA03-04 chromosome 5, rAnoCar3.1.pri, whole genome shotgun sequence genome contains:
- the strap gene encoding serine-threonine kinase receptor-associated protein → MAMRQTPLTCSGHTRPVVDLAFSGITPYGYFLISACKDGKPMLRQGDTGDWIGTFLGHKGAVWGATLNKDATKAATAAADFTAKVWDGVSGDELITLAHKHIVKSVDFTQDSNYLLTGGQDKLLRIYDLSKPEAEPQVVSGHTSGIKKALWSSDDTQILSADDKTVRLWDRNTLTEIKAINVAMSVSSMEYVPEGELIVITYGRTIAFHSAETLEQIKSFEAPATINSASLHPEKECLVAGGEDFKLYKYDYNTGEELESYKGHFGPIHCVRFSPDGELYASGSEDGTLRLWQTTVGKTYGLWKCVIPEEEGGEVAKAKGNLPGTTEEDLEDLGSENSDSIYSTAPEVKA